One Theropithecus gelada isolate Dixy chromosome 20, Tgel_1.0, whole genome shotgun sequence DNA segment encodes these proteins:
- the ATMIN gene encoding ATM interactor isoform X1, whose translation MAASEAAAAGSAALAAGARAVPVATRGAAAAASGPWVPPGPRLRGSRPRPAGATQQPAAPAPPAGELIQPSVSELSRAVRTNILCTVRGCGKILPNSPALNMHLVKSHRLQDGIVNPTIRKDLKTVPKFYCCPIEGCPRGPDRPFSQFSLVKQHFMKIHAEKKHKCSKCSNSYGTEWDLKRHTEDCGKTFRCTCGCPYASRTALQSHIYRTGHEIPAEHRDPPSKKRKMENCVQNQKLSNKTIESLNNQPIPRPDTQELEASEIKLEPSFEDSCGSNTDKQSLTTPPRYPQKLLLPKPKVALVKLPVMQFSLMPVFVPTADSSAQPAVLGVDQGSATGAVHLLPLSVGTLILGLDSEACSLKESLPLFKIANPVAVEPISTGVQVNLGKSPSNPLQELGNTCQKNSISSINVQTDLSYASQNFIPSAQWATADSSVSSCSQTDLSFDSQVSLPISVHTQTFLPSSKVTSSIAAQTDAFMDTCFQSGGVSRETQTSGIQSPTDDHVQMDQARMCGDIFESVHSSYNVAPGNIISNNLVAETVTHSLLPQNEPKTLNQDIEKSAPIINFSAQNSMLPSQNMTDNQTQTIDLLSDLENILSSNLPAQTLDHRSLLSDTNPGPDTQLPSGPAQNPGIDFDIEEFFSASNIQTQTEESELSTMNTEPVLESLDIETQTDFLLADTSAQSYGCRGNSNFLGLEMFDTQTQTDLNFFLDSSPHLPLGSILKHSSFSMSTDSSDTETQTEGISTAKNIPALESKVQLNSTETQTMSSGFETLGSLFFTSNETQTAMDDFLLADLAWNTMESQFSSVETQTSAEPHTVSDF comes from the exons ATGGCGGCctcggaggcggcggcggcggggtcAGCGGCTCTGGCGGCGGGTGCCCGGGCCGTCCCGGTGGCCACGAgaggagccgccgccgccgcctcgggCCCGTGGGTGCCCCCGGGACCCCGACTGAGGGGCAGCCGGCCGCGGCCCGCGGGGGCGACGCAGCAGCCCGCGGCCCCCGCGCCGCCGGCTGGGGAGCTGATCCAGCCGTCGGTGAGTGAGCTGTCCCGGGCCGTGCGGACCAACATCCTGTGCACCGTGCGCGGCTGCGGCAAGATCCTGCCCAACAGCCCCGCGCTCAACATGCACCTGGTCAAGAGCCACCGCCTGCAG gATGGCATAGTCAATCCAACAATAAGAAAAGATTTGAAAACTGTACCGAAATTCTACTGTTGTCCAATCGAAGGCTGCCCCAGAGGCCCTGACAGaccattttctcagttttctctcGTAAAACAG CACTTTATGAAAATACATGCTGAGAAGAAGCACAAATGTAGTAAGTGCAGCAATTCATATGGTACAGAATGGGACCTGAAAAGACACACAGAGGACTGTGGCAAGACCTTTCGGTGCACATGCGGCTGTCCCTACGCCAGTAGAACGGCATTGCAGTCTCACATCTACCGAACGGGCCACGAGATCCCTGCAGAACACAG GGACCCACCtagtaagaaaaggaaaatggaaaactgTGTGCAAAACCAGAAGTTATCCAACAAGACCATTGAATCATTGAACAACCAACCAATCCCTAGACCAGACACTCAAGAACTAGAAGCttcagaaataaaactagaaCCATCTTTTGAAGACTCTTGTGGCTCTAACACTGACAAGCAGAGTCTTACAACACCACCAAGATATCCTCAGAAGTTGCTTTTACCAAAGCCCAAAGTGGCTTTGGTTAAACTACCCGTGATGCAGTTTTCTCTCATGCCTGTCTTTGTGCCTACAGCCGACTCCTCAGCCCAGCCTGCGGTGTTAGGTGTTGATCAGGGCTCTGCCACAGGAGCTGTGCACTTACTACCCTTGTCAGTAGGAACCCTGATCCTCGGCCTAGATTCAGAGGCTTGCTCTCTTAAGGAGAGCCTACCTCTTTTCAAAATTGCTAATCCTGTTGCTGTTGAGCCAATAAGTACTGGTGTTCAAGTGAACTTGGGTAAAAGTCCATCTAATCCTTTACAAGAACTGGGGAACACATGTCAAAAGAACAGCATTTCTTCAATCAACGTGCAGACAGATCTCTCTTACGCCTCACAAAACTTTATACCTTCTGCACAGTGGGCCACCGCTGATTCCTCTGTGTCATCTTGTTCTCAAACTGATTTGTCGTTTGATTCTCAAGTGTCTCTTCCCATTAGTGTTCACACTCAGACATTTTTGCCCAGCTCTAAGGTAACTTCATCTATAGCTGCTCAGACTGATGCATTTATGGACACCTGTTTCCAGTCAGGTGGGGTCTCCAGAGAAACTCAAACCAGTGGGATACAAAGTCCAACAGATGACCATGTACAGATGGACCAAGCTAGAATGTGCGGAGACATTTTTGAGAGTGTTCATTCATCATATAATGTTGCTCCAGGTAACATTATAAGTAACAATTTAGTAGCAGAGACAGTAACTCATAGTTTGTTACCTCAGAATGAGCCTAAGACTTTAAATCAAGATATTGAGAAATCTGCACCAATTATAAACTTCAGTGCCCAGAATAGTATGCTTCCTTCACAGAACATGACAGATAATCAGACCCAAACCATAGATTTATTAAGTGATTTGGAAAACATCTTGTCAAGTAATCTACCTGCTCAGACATTGGATCATCGTAGTCTTTTGTCTGACACAAATCCTGGACCTGACACCCAGCTCCCATCTGGCCCAGCCCAGAACCCTGGAATCGATTTTGATATTGAAGAGTTCTTTTCGGCCTCAAATATCCAGACTCAAACTGAAGAGAGTGAACTTAGCACCATGAACACGGAGCCAGTTTTGGAGTCACTGGACATAGAGACTCAAACGGACTTCTTACTCGCAGATACCTCTGCTCAGTCCTACGGGTGTAGGGGAAATTCTAACTTCTTAGGCCTTGAGATGtttgacacacagacacagacagacttAAACTTTTTCTTAGACAGTAGCCCTCATCTGCCTCTAGGAAGTATTCTGAAACACTCCAGCTTTTCCATGAGTACCGATTCATCTGACACAGAGACCCAAACTGAAGGAATTTCTACTGCTAAAAATATACCTGCTCTAGAAAGCAAAGTTCAGTTGAATAGCACAGAAACACAGACCATGAGTTCTGGGTTTGAAACCCTGGGGAGCTTGTTCTTCACCAGCAATGAAACTCAAACAGCAATGGACGACTTTCTTCTGGCCGATCTGGCCTGGAACACGATGGAGTCTCAGTTCAGCTCTGTAGAAACCCAGACTTCTGCGGAACCACACACAGTCTCCGACTTCTAA
- the ATMIN gene encoding ATM interactor isoform X2, translated as MKIHAEKKHKCSKCSNSYGTEWDLKRHTEDCGKTFRCTCGCPYASRTALQSHIYRTGHEIPAEHRDPPSKKRKMENCVQNQKLSNKTIESLNNQPIPRPDTQELEASEIKLEPSFEDSCGSNTDKQSLTTPPRYPQKLLLPKPKVALVKLPVMQFSLMPVFVPTADSSAQPAVLGVDQGSATGAVHLLPLSVGTLILGLDSEACSLKESLPLFKIANPVAVEPISTGVQVNLGKSPSNPLQELGNTCQKNSISSINVQTDLSYASQNFIPSAQWATADSSVSSCSQTDLSFDSQVSLPISVHTQTFLPSSKVTSSIAAQTDAFMDTCFQSGGVSRETQTSGIQSPTDDHVQMDQARMCGDIFESVHSSYNVAPGNIISNNLVAETVTHSLLPQNEPKTLNQDIEKSAPIINFSAQNSMLPSQNMTDNQTQTIDLLSDLENILSSNLPAQTLDHRSLLSDTNPGPDTQLPSGPAQNPGIDFDIEEFFSASNIQTQTEESELSTMNTEPVLESLDIETQTDFLLADTSAQSYGCRGNSNFLGLEMFDTQTQTDLNFFLDSSPHLPLGSILKHSSFSMSTDSSDTETQTEGISTAKNIPALESKVQLNSTETQTMSSGFETLGSLFFTSNETQTAMDDFLLADLAWNTMESQFSSVETQTSAEPHTVSDF; from the exons ATGAAAATACATGCTGAGAAGAAGCACAAATGTAGTAAGTGCAGCAATTCATATGGTACAGAATGGGACCTGAAAAGACACACAGAGGACTGTGGCAAGACCTTTCGGTGCACATGCGGCTGTCCCTACGCCAGTAGAACGGCATTGCAGTCTCACATCTACCGAACGGGCCACGAGATCCCTGCAGAACACAG GGACCCACCtagtaagaaaaggaaaatggaaaactgTGTGCAAAACCAGAAGTTATCCAACAAGACCATTGAATCATTGAACAACCAACCAATCCCTAGACCAGACACTCAAGAACTAGAAGCttcagaaataaaactagaaCCATCTTTTGAAGACTCTTGTGGCTCTAACACTGACAAGCAGAGTCTTACAACACCACCAAGATATCCTCAGAAGTTGCTTTTACCAAAGCCCAAAGTGGCTTTGGTTAAACTACCCGTGATGCAGTTTTCTCTCATGCCTGTCTTTGTGCCTACAGCCGACTCCTCAGCCCAGCCTGCGGTGTTAGGTGTTGATCAGGGCTCTGCCACAGGAGCTGTGCACTTACTACCCTTGTCAGTAGGAACCCTGATCCTCGGCCTAGATTCAGAGGCTTGCTCTCTTAAGGAGAGCCTACCTCTTTTCAAAATTGCTAATCCTGTTGCTGTTGAGCCAATAAGTACTGGTGTTCAAGTGAACTTGGGTAAAAGTCCATCTAATCCTTTACAAGAACTGGGGAACACATGTCAAAAGAACAGCATTTCTTCAATCAACGTGCAGACAGATCTCTCTTACGCCTCACAAAACTTTATACCTTCTGCACAGTGGGCCACCGCTGATTCCTCTGTGTCATCTTGTTCTCAAACTGATTTGTCGTTTGATTCTCAAGTGTCTCTTCCCATTAGTGTTCACACTCAGACATTTTTGCCCAGCTCTAAGGTAACTTCATCTATAGCTGCTCAGACTGATGCATTTATGGACACCTGTTTCCAGTCAGGTGGGGTCTCCAGAGAAACTCAAACCAGTGGGATACAAAGTCCAACAGATGACCATGTACAGATGGACCAAGCTAGAATGTGCGGAGACATTTTTGAGAGTGTTCATTCATCATATAATGTTGCTCCAGGTAACATTATAAGTAACAATTTAGTAGCAGAGACAGTAACTCATAGTTTGTTACCTCAGAATGAGCCTAAGACTTTAAATCAAGATATTGAGAAATCTGCACCAATTATAAACTTCAGTGCCCAGAATAGTATGCTTCCTTCACAGAACATGACAGATAATCAGACCCAAACCATAGATTTATTAAGTGATTTGGAAAACATCTTGTCAAGTAATCTACCTGCTCAGACATTGGATCATCGTAGTCTTTTGTCTGACACAAATCCTGGACCTGACACCCAGCTCCCATCTGGCCCAGCCCAGAACCCTGGAATCGATTTTGATATTGAAGAGTTCTTTTCGGCCTCAAATATCCAGACTCAAACTGAAGAGAGTGAACTTAGCACCATGAACACGGAGCCAGTTTTGGAGTCACTGGACATAGAGACTCAAACGGACTTCTTACTCGCAGATACCTCTGCTCAGTCCTACGGGTGTAGGGGAAATTCTAACTTCTTAGGCCTTGAGATGtttgacacacagacacagacagacttAAACTTTTTCTTAGACAGTAGCCCTCATCTGCCTCTAGGAAGTATTCTGAAACACTCCAGCTTTTCCATGAGTACCGATTCATCTGACACAGAGACCCAAACTGAAGGAATTTCTACTGCTAAAAATATACCTGCTCTAGAAAGCAAAGTTCAGTTGAATAGCACAGAAACACAGACCATGAGTTCTGGGTTTGAAACCCTGGGGAGCTTGTTCTTCACCAGCAATGAAACTCAAACAGCAATGGACGACTTTCTTCTGGCCGATCTGGCCTGGAACACGATGGAGTCTCAGTTCAGCTCTGTAGAAACCCAGACTTCTGCGGAACCACACACAGTCTCCGACTTCTAA